A genomic stretch from Amia ocellicauda isolate fAmiCal2 chromosome 23, fAmiCal2.hap1, whole genome shotgun sequence includes:
- the peli1b gene encoding E3 ubiquitin-protein ligase pellino homolog 1b isoform X1 — translation MFSPDQEKISASTKVPVKYGELIVLGVERYPVLGEERRDHGEIYNGSLPNGDRGRRKSRFALCKRPKANGVKPSTVHVACTPQAAKAISNKDQHSISYTLSRAQTVVVEYTHDSNTDMFQIGRSTESPIDFVVTDTIPGSQSNSDTQSVQSTISRFACRIMCERTPPYTARIYAAGFDSSKNIFLGEKAAKWKMTDGQMDGLTTNGVLVMHPRNGFTEDSKPGVWREISVCGSVFTLRETRSAQQRGKMVENETHELVDGSLIDLCGATLLWRTAEGLSHTPTVKHLEALRQEINAARPQCPVGFNTLAFPSMRRKEVVDEKQPWVYLNCGHVHGYHNWGNKEERDGKDRECPMCRARGPYVPLWLGCEAGFYVDAGPPTHAFSPCGHVCSEKTVAYWSQIPLPHGTHTFHAACPFCAQQLSGEQGYIRLIFQGPVD, via the exons ATGTTCTCTCCTGACCAAGAAAAAATTTCTGCCTCCACCAAAGTGCCCGTCAAGTACGGAGAGCTCATTGTACTGGG gGTAGAAAGATACCCAGTGTTGGGGGAAGAACGCAGAGATCATGGAGAAAT ATACAATGGCTCTCTACCTAATGGAGACCGGGGGAGACGCAAAAGCCGCTTTGCTTTATGCAAAAGACCAAAGGCCAATGGGGTGAAGCCAAGCACAGTGCATGTTGCCTGCACACCACAAGCTGCCAAG GCAATAAGCAACAAGGACCAGCACAGTATCTCTTACACTCTCTCGAGAGCACAGACTGTGGTGGTGGAATACACTCACGACAGCAATACAGACATGTTCCAG ATTGGCCGGTCGACTGAGAGCCCCATCGACTTTGTGGTGACAGACACCATCCCGGGCAGCCAGAGCAACTCGGACACGCAGTCTGTGCAGAGCACCATCTCCAGGTTTGCGTGCCGTATCATGTGCGAGAGGACCCCGCCTTACACTGCCCGGATCTACGCGGCCGGCTTTGATTCGTCCAAGAACATTTTCCTCGGA GAAAAGGCTGCCAAGTGGAAGATGACAGATGGTCAGATGGACGGTCTGACGACCAATGGTGTCCTTGTCATGCACCCACGCAATGGGTTCACCGAGGACTCCAAGCCGGGCGTGTGGAGAGAGATCTCCGTCTGCGGCAGCGTCTTCACTCTGCGGGAGACCAGATCAGCACAGCAGAGGGGCAAGATG GTGGAGAATGAGACCCATGAGCTTGTGGACGGCTCCCTGATCGACCTGTGTGGTGCCACGCTGCTGTGGCGTACAGCGGAGGGACTGTCCCACACACCCACGGTCAAGCACCTGGAGGCCCTGCGGCAGGAGATCAATGCCGCCCGACCTCAGTGCCCGGTGGGTTTCAACACGCTGGCGTTCCCCAGCATGCGGCGGAAGGAGGTGGTGGACGAGAAGCAACCCTGGGTCTACCTCAACTGTGGCCACGTCCATGGCTACCACAACTGGGGCAACAAGGAGGAGCGCGACGGCAAGGACCGGGAGTGTCCGATGTGCCGTGCACGAGGCCCCTACGTGCCCCTGTGGCTGGGCTGCGAGGCAGGTTTCTACGTAGACGCGGGGCCCCCCACCCACGCCTTCAGCCCCTGTGGCCATGTGTGCTCTGAAAAAACTGTGGCCTACTGGTCCCAAATCCCCCTGCCCCACGGGACGCACACCTTCCATGCAGCCTGTCCTTTCTGTGCACAGCAGCTCAGTGGAGAGCAGGGCTACATTAGACTCATATTCCAAGGACCTGTGGACTAG
- the peli1b gene encoding E3 ubiquitin-protein ligase pellino homolog 1b isoform X2, translating into MFSPDQEKISASTKVPVKYGELIVLGYNGSLPNGDRGRRKSRFALCKRPKANGVKPSTVHVACTPQAAKAISNKDQHSISYTLSRAQTVVVEYTHDSNTDMFQIGRSTESPIDFVVTDTIPGSQSNSDTQSVQSTISRFACRIMCERTPPYTARIYAAGFDSSKNIFLGEKAAKWKMTDGQMDGLTTNGVLVMHPRNGFTEDSKPGVWREISVCGSVFTLRETRSAQQRGKMVENETHELVDGSLIDLCGATLLWRTAEGLSHTPTVKHLEALRQEINAARPQCPVGFNTLAFPSMRRKEVVDEKQPWVYLNCGHVHGYHNWGNKEERDGKDRECPMCRARGPYVPLWLGCEAGFYVDAGPPTHAFSPCGHVCSEKTVAYWSQIPLPHGTHTFHAACPFCAQQLSGEQGYIRLIFQGPVD; encoded by the exons ATGTTCTCTCCTGACCAAGAAAAAATTTCTGCCTCCACCAAAGTGCCCGTCAAGTACGGAGAGCTCATTGTACTGGG ATACAATGGCTCTCTACCTAATGGAGACCGGGGGAGACGCAAAAGCCGCTTTGCTTTATGCAAAAGACCAAAGGCCAATGGGGTGAAGCCAAGCACAGTGCATGTTGCCTGCACACCACAAGCTGCCAAG GCAATAAGCAACAAGGACCAGCACAGTATCTCTTACACTCTCTCGAGAGCACAGACTGTGGTGGTGGAATACACTCACGACAGCAATACAGACATGTTCCAG ATTGGCCGGTCGACTGAGAGCCCCATCGACTTTGTGGTGACAGACACCATCCCGGGCAGCCAGAGCAACTCGGACACGCAGTCTGTGCAGAGCACCATCTCCAGGTTTGCGTGCCGTATCATGTGCGAGAGGACCCCGCCTTACACTGCCCGGATCTACGCGGCCGGCTTTGATTCGTCCAAGAACATTTTCCTCGGA GAAAAGGCTGCCAAGTGGAAGATGACAGATGGTCAGATGGACGGTCTGACGACCAATGGTGTCCTTGTCATGCACCCACGCAATGGGTTCACCGAGGACTCCAAGCCGGGCGTGTGGAGAGAGATCTCCGTCTGCGGCAGCGTCTTCACTCTGCGGGAGACCAGATCAGCACAGCAGAGGGGCAAGATG GTGGAGAATGAGACCCATGAGCTTGTGGACGGCTCCCTGATCGACCTGTGTGGTGCCACGCTGCTGTGGCGTACAGCGGAGGGACTGTCCCACACACCCACGGTCAAGCACCTGGAGGCCCTGCGGCAGGAGATCAATGCCGCCCGACCTCAGTGCCCGGTGGGTTTCAACACGCTGGCGTTCCCCAGCATGCGGCGGAAGGAGGTGGTGGACGAGAAGCAACCCTGGGTCTACCTCAACTGTGGCCACGTCCATGGCTACCACAACTGGGGCAACAAGGAGGAGCGCGACGGCAAGGACCGGGAGTGTCCGATGTGCCGTGCACGAGGCCCCTACGTGCCCCTGTGGCTGGGCTGCGAGGCAGGTTTCTACGTAGACGCGGGGCCCCCCACCCACGCCTTCAGCCCCTGTGGCCATGTGTGCTCTGAAAAAACTGTGGCCTACTGGTCCCAAATCCCCCTGCCCCACGGGACGCACACCTTCCATGCAGCCTGTCCTTTCTGTGCACAGCAGCTCAGTGGAGAGCAGGGCTACATTAGACTCATATTCCAAGGACCTGTGGACTAG